The DNA region CCAATTGCATTTTTCGATTCTTTAAATTacatattttctttatttcttttgacTTTGTTCTTGGCATACATCTGTTTTATCATCAATCCTTATTATGAAGCATATGCTATGTGTTATAAAGATATATGTATCTACATTTGAGTCATTACTCATCACCATATTCTCATCAAAGATATATGCTACATGGTTCAACTTTCATATCTGTTTTATCTATCTTTCGTGAACCTACAACCTTGCAAACTAAGAGCATTTCTAAGttggttttattttaatttcattttggatTCCACAAAATGTCACATTAGCATTTGTCCGACTTGAGACTAAATATGAGAATTTTTCACTCGAATGTTTGGTTTTAATTAATCTAAAACTTTATATGAAGTGGCAAAATTAATTGTTTCTCCAGCAAAGTGAAACCGTCTCTCTAAAGTGAGACCGGTTTCATTTCATCAATTATCTTCAATGTAAAGTGAAATTTCGAACCATTTCACTTCATGTACACGTCagatttgaaactctaaaaggcACTGCATTGGAGTTGCTCTAAGAGACCTATTCCCACATAGTCCACTCCTTTATCTTTTCACTTTTGCACCAATAAATATAGATCTTCATGTTCTCTCTTTAATCTGGTGAAATTCCCATTTTTAATCTATGTTAAATGTTGATGAAACTTTGCAGGCCCAAAACGCAACATATTTTTGTGGATGTAGGGTTGGAATTCCATGTTGAATTTACTTGGTTTGAAGCTTTGAACTACATACAGAAAAGGGAAGAAACAATAGCTAAGTAAGATATTTTCACTTAACATATTTTGTATAGCTAAAACATCAAGATCAATCTGCCTTATTATGCCTTTCCGGATTTGCTTTTGAAATTTTTAAGCAACAATATATGCCTTACTTAAATGGAGTGGTTTAAAGGACAATGGATTGGAACAAAATCTTTAGTAAGATTGTAGCCCAAGATCCTCATATTTTCTGTGCTGAACATCGTCTGCATCAATGACCACTAGAACTACTTGATTTTCCTTAGACATTGACATTAGTACTATGGCTTGGAGGTGTTGTAGATGATCATACTCAAGATTTAAGTGCATTTCTTATTTCAAGTATGCTGAGGGAATTTACTTATGACAAGTTTTGTGTGCCTTTTCTTTCTATCTTGCATGATTTTTGTACGTGGTTAGACTGAAAGGTCGCAGCTGATAATTGATCAGTGTATACAATTACTCTGGCTTGTAAGTTGGAATACTTGGTCACTTACCAAGTCCTCATTAAAAGAGTGATTAAAAAGGACATGGCTTATTTATTTCAGGCAAATAGATGAGTACAATCAGTCAATCGCATCAATTAAAGCTCAGATCAAGCTGGTATGTTTTGTTGAAGGTTTccctgtttattattattattattattattattggagttATGAGAACTTTTTCTTCCACTATTTCCACGTAGGTTCTCGAAGGGATTCGAGAATTACTACAACTTCCAGCTGAGAAATCATTACCAGAGCGGAATTTTTTATGCTTACTGAGTATAATTCCAGATCATTCATCTTTAGTCTCTTTTGAACAATTGTAAATTCCGGATCATTCATGTTTAGTCTCTTGCGAACAATTGTAAAGGAACAATGCAAGGCAATGATGTGATCATGTGAAACAGGACAAAGATTGTTATTTACCCCAAATATTGTCATTCTAATTGCATATATTATAATGATTAAAACATTGATTAAGAACCCAAAGGGGCAAGTCTGTTCATCTGTGATTCTCTTTAGTTGAAATGCTGATCTTAGTATCTCCCAACATTCTGCAGAATGATGCCGAAGTTCTTATACTTGTAAAATACATTTAGATAAAGGAACTTCGTTTAGTGGTGTGAATGGCCTACCTAAAGAGAGACAAAAGTATACCTTTCTAACCATACGAAACATTTTTTGACCCTCCAAAATGTGGGATCAAGAAAGGTCAAATTCAGGAAGTCTTTCTTGCTATTCTCTTTGACCTTAAATCAGAAGCCAAATGCCCAGCTGAAGGTGCATGGCCACTTAAGGACGCCTTTAGATCCATGTAGGATTGTGTTAATCTTGCCATAGCTCATGTAAACCTTTGTCGCATCCTAAGATACAACACAATGGTATCTTTTGATTCATGTAATCCACTCCATCTAATAAGAAGAGGCTTTAAGTAAATATTTGTTTTTGGAAGTTTTATAGTATGTTAGTTAGTTAGTATGAATCACCCTAGATTTTAGGCTCGGTTTAAGGGAAGTTTTTGAATTCAAGTAAACATTTTTAAACAATGTGTGAAGTGTGAACAATATGAATTAATagagttaaaagagtaaattaatcttaaatttaattaatagtattaaattagggtataatatatttttatttgattgttagttgttcatattgttcaagatGATCATTGTTTACctagtattcttcttctgaatttTATCCACCATTATGAAATGTGTATCATGATATATGTGATTTTCATTGTTAGATTCAGCATCTCCTTCATTCTTCttaaaaatatcatattttatttccatattaatttttttttgcctaAATTGAAATGTTGCATTAGCTATTAGTCACATAAGTTTAGTGTTTTTTTTAGCGAATTAGATGAgcaaagtttatttttttttgtaactaaacaaaaaagaaagaaaaaaaatagagacaaaACCAAATTATTGGCTAGGTTaatatctaaatctattagatgttgaacTTCATTCCATGGTTCActccaattcgagtgaatgtTCGCGACAGAAGCAGCTGAtttagccatacaatctgcaacactatttACATTtctctgaattaaaagaatagagactctccaattccaattcataacctcctgtatatgctttgccaaatcccATTCCGGAATATCTTTACCAAGCATTTTTTAGTTTTCCAAGAAAAGAGCTTTTATacagtctgtttcacaaataaGCTCACGAAATCCACTATCCTAAACaagaagtaaacctctccaaattgcatacaattTAGCAAAAAGAACACTACACACTTCGACTTTTCTagtgcaacctttcaaccaacatccatccgaattgcgaatgatacaaccaaaaccagcataggtggaacccaatgcaaacaaagtgaaggaggagacaaagattgatgcatagcaaaaatagtatggaactcccttactgaactacgaatcaaactcaccactttactagcactccaagagtcatctatattaaataagtcatgattcctgcttctccaaatccaccaaatagttgaaaagaaaagaaaaacatctcCACTCCTTGCACCTCTGTAGAGCCAATCACGTAAATCTGAATTATTTGAATACAGGCCTAAAAGGTTCCAGACCTCCTTGACACTAGGGCACTcccgaagacaatgaagaatGGATTCAGAACCATTCTAACACCGATGACAGGTGCTAGATAAAGATAAGCCACGACCCAAATGAAACTCTGCCGTACGAATAACATTATGAAGAATGAGCCAAATCAAGATCTTGTACTTCTAAAAAATATGCAGTCGTCATAGTCACAACCAATTATCATGCTCATTccagtcaaactttcttttgACTAGCCAACTGTACCCACTCCTAATTGAGTAGAATCTAGAAGATGCCACATCCTACGATCAATCCGAACTCTCTCGAACATTCAAATCCggattataagcattcaaacgcTGTTTGACATCTTCTTAAATGTTAGAGAATAGAGAGTATTTAGAGAATAGAGagtatttttatataaacaaatttagtatttatatatcCCTAAACATATTTGGTATTTATATATCCTTAAAtagatttgatttttatataaataaaagtattactagTTTTTCATATGAATGAAAGGTTTTTGATTCGACATTCATTCCTgatgtattttttgttttaatagtgGATTGAATTGACAATCTTATTTGACTGAATTAATAGAGTTATTTGTTTATGCTGTTCCTTATTCTCATATCTTACCTTATCCCGTTTATTGCTAGTGAAACAATTAATAGTTTAAGACCATTATATGATTACCTAATTCTTCAAGGAGGCCAAAGGGCAATTTTCTTTCTAAACTCTCATATGTATATgtgcaattatatttttaaaaattctgttAGCAGAAAGAAAGTGCATTTTTTAAGTGATGGTGCTTATGGGATCCACATCCTTTAGTAAATCTATCATAATAATATGAATTCAAATgatatgtattatttattattaatacaaaagtttataaaaaatactttatataataaaataataggtTATTGGATTTATTATTGCAGGATATTGATggaaaaattgaaaatgaataacTGAAAAACATTTGTGTTTATCAGCGGATAAAAGTTAGATGAAAATGATATTATGTTAACTAATCGAATGGTATTATGTT from Arachis hypogaea cultivar Tifrunner chromosome 10, arahy.Tifrunner.gnm2.J5K5, whole genome shotgun sequence includes:
- the LOC112716752 gene encoding uncharacterized protein; translated protein: MELFTQQKVQRYEEFVDRCLKPDLQRAIDERDKVFEQQKIFADLRRNIENLEKNSVTSLRTLVNLGSEVYLQAEVPKTQHIFVDVGLEFHVEFTWFEALNYIQKREETIAKQIDEYNQSIASIKAQIKLVLEGIRELLQLPAEKSLPERNFLCLLSIIPDHSSLVSFEQL